The following proteins are co-located in the Rippkaea orientalis PCC 8801 genome:
- the aroF gene encoding 3-deoxy-7-phosphoheptulonate synthase yields the protein MFKAQLALKSNPEAITLVSLTDTVVFGGQDIVMIGGPCAVESLAQMEAVANGLSLAPVQALRGGAFKPRTSPHSFQGLGLEGLKILAEVKRRYGIPVVTEVMSTEQIEAVATYADMLQVGSRNMQNFELLKALGHVNKPILLKRGLAATLEEFIGAAEYILSHGNTQVVLCERGIRSFDNYTRNVLDLGAVVALKQLTCLPVIVDPSHAAGRRELIAPLAKAAIAAGADGLIIECHPQPEKSVSDAAQALSLEEMVSLVHSLQPIAQAIGRSIVPFSRSLIAA from the coding sequence ATGTTCAAGGCTCAACTCGCCCTAAAATCCAATCCTGAAGCCATTACCCTTGTTTCTTTAACGGATACTGTCGTTTTCGGCGGTCAAGATATCGTAATGATTGGTGGCCCCTGTGCGGTGGAAAGTTTGGCACAAATGGAAGCCGTCGCTAATGGCCTAAGTTTAGCACCAGTTCAAGCCTTGCGGGGAGGAGCTTTTAAACCAAGAACCTCCCCGCATTCTTTCCAAGGACTCGGCCTAGAAGGGTTGAAAATTCTTGCAGAGGTTAAACGGCGTTACGGTATTCCCGTGGTAACAGAAGTGATGTCTACTGAGCAAATAGAAGCAGTAGCAACCTACGCTGATATGTTACAGGTTGGTAGCCGAAATATGCAAAATTTTGAGTTACTCAAAGCATTAGGCCACGTCAATAAACCCATCCTCCTCAAACGGGGTTTAGCGGCTACCCTTGAAGAGTTTATTGGTGCAGCAGAATACATTTTGAGCCATGGTAACACACAGGTAGTCCTCTGTGAGCGAGGAATCCGCAGTTTTGATAACTACACTCGCAATGTGCTAGATTTAGGGGCAGTTGTCGCTCTAAAACAGCTTACCTGTTTACCCGTGATTGTTGATCCCTCCCACGCAGCCGGAAGACGGGAATTAATTGCGCCTTTAGCAAAAGCTGCGATCGCGGCCGGGGCTGATGGATTAATTATAGAATGCCATCCTCAGCCCGAAAAATCGGTTTCTGACGCAGCACAAGCCCTTTCTTTAGAAGAAATGGTCAGTTTAGTCCATAGCTTACAACCTATCGCTCAAGCTATTGGCCGTTCTATTGTACCGTTTTCTCGTTCACTAATTGCAGCTTGA